In Pieris brassicae chromosome 8, ilPieBrab1.1, whole genome shotgun sequence, the DNA window taatatgtaatttgtaatatagtTTCAAGGAATGTAACTACCTATTTATGCCCCTGTTTTGGttcataatttgtttaaaaataaataatatggacAGTTAAAATAGTAGTCTAAAGTACTTTTGAAAAGGaagataaatcaatattttattctagtCTTCTAGTAGTACAATCATTATTCAACAGATTATTTTGACCAGTTAGTGATTTGAACTTCGCTGTCTTGTCACCAATTACACCTCCTAagttaatacattaaaaagctTAATCAACTGTATCTAAAGACTCGAATAGACTGGTAactgattataataattagtggACCAAGCCGGATTAATGATAAAGCGATGATTTCGATAACGTGCGTATAAAAAGACATGTTGTCTTGTCAGTTGGTATTCAAAATGAAGTTATTCGTAATTTTGAGTTTGGTAGGATGTGCCTTAAGTTTTCCTCGGGCTTACGAGCCCATAGAGGTAGACTACCATGGCCAGCAGGGTATCCCCATGGCCACGTACCTACGCAACGCTGAAGCGGCTGCTGACTTCGACGGCGCAAGAATCGTGGGTGGAACACCGGCTCGGCTTGGCGCGCACCCTCATATTGTAAGTACATATTAACCCAAAATGGGTTAGGTCAATGTATAGGCTGCATTTACACTTTtactaaactttataaaaacgtTATGTTACATTTTAGAGCACAGAGTTATTGGTAATTgacaatgtttattttgacTTTCTCAGGCTGGTCTGCTTATATCTCTAAGACAGGGAGGAACTTCTATGTGTGGCTCTTCTCTTCTATCAAACACAAAGCTAATAACTGCTGCTCATTGTTGGAGTACAAATAATTTCCAAGGCCAATCCATGATAGTAGTGCTGGGATCCCTTCGACTCTTCTCTGGCGGCACCAGGATCACGACTACCAACGTTCAACTGCACGGCAATTATAACAGGAGAAATTTGAACAATGACATCGccataattacaattaaccgTGTTAATTATAACAGTcagtattaaatttttcattcttTTTAAGATCTAATAACAACGCACCTAATTTCTTTAGTACTCATTAGGAGTTTCTAAGAGTTTCTATCTCACAATTCTATTTACAGACAACATACGTGCTATTGCTCTTCCTTCCGGCCTTTTGGAGTCCTTGACGTACGTCGGTAACCGTGCTACAGCCGTCGGCTACGGAAGACTGCGAGACGGTAAgaaataattagattttaacatttttactaatgcattagaatattttcttaagtCGTCCCTATAAAGGTTGACAAGACAGtatcaattttgttttaccATTTTGAATAGGTTTTTCATTATGaatcattgatttttcagGTGGCTCTAACAACAACGACGCGTTACACCAAGTGTCATTAACCGTGATTGAAAACTTTGTATGCACTGACATTTATGGTCCCAGTACTATCATCCACTCTACCCTCTGCACTGACACACAAGGCCGCATTGGTACCTGCCAAGGCGATTCAGGAGGTCCTCTTGACTTCGCTTTCCAAAACGTGCGATACTTGGTGAgtatccttttttattttttccataaATCGCAGTTCTGTTTGGTTAACAATTATGTGGCCAGTTAGAGCCagatagaaaaattaaaagctgttctacaaacatatttataaattgagtTGCTGCCGGCGGTTCACCCGCGTCATTTCTGTCGTAGCGTTACATTGCCATCCGCGATAAACAggctacaaaaaatatttattttaaatttctttgcGATTAACTTCCAGCTTGATAAGCGGGTTAAGCTTACCGATCAAACGCACACAATCAATCTACTATCGTCGAatgttacatattattattccCTTGCAGATTGGTGTAACATCATTCACATCACAACGCGGTTGTCAAGCTGGTTTGCCAGCTGGATTTGCTCGTGTCACTTCATTCCTCCAATGGATCAGAGCTCGTATATAAACTATTTCCTCACACAACATTAAACACACCTAGTcgtttttataagttaatctgatttatatgaaattgtgTACATGGAAATACTTCGAAAGTAAACCctatctttataattaaatgattaatagatatatcgctttttaatatttacctaAATGATATTAAACACTTTTAAACCTCTCTATCTCGATGACTAAAGAGAAATTATATAAGCTTTCTTTGATACtatgtacatacataaataaaaataagatttttttagtatctTAGATACTTTTAAACTTCTAGCAGAACTACTAGttcattaatgtaatattatttttttaatttcacttgTCATAACGTCCGAGTTATAAGATGGAACATagcgtatttttatttaggtacATGAAAAAAACCTTTGTTAATTGATTATTgcataatgtaatttatacatatagcagtgttgacctagtgacTTCAGTCTGCgagtctcatccctgaggttgtaggtgcGATTCCCAGCTTTGCACCAATGTACCAAttgtttctatgtgcgcatttaacaatcgctCGAACGTTAAAGTAAATATCGTAAGTGGCTAGCCTTACACCGAAAACTTCGACGGCCTCGACCTAAACCCCGTCATAACTTGGAAATAAactatgaataaaatgaaaactaaTGACATTCCACGTCTATCAAATCACGACAAATTTGCATATAATGGTTACAGTATAGAAAAAGTACAAACTCACTCTACCGTGTTTAGACATAGACTCGCATATAACTGTATATACTGACACATGCAAGCCTGACTTCATTTGTAACAATATCCTTACTGTACCTTGCACTGgaagtatataaatttgttcGTAAATATTCTAATATGTAGAAAAAATGGAAGACCTAAACCATGTACTCATTAAGACCTTAATTCATTACAACTTAACgaatacttaatttataaagtgCATTAAGTCCGAAGTTGCCGTTAAGTCAGAAAACAATGCACTACGCCACGCTTTCGAACTAAAATGGTCTTGGGCAGGTCACTTAGCATGATGTCCAGAATAGGTGGACGTATGGAGTAACGAAACGGcgaatatattacaatacagGTAAAAAACGCGGCTTAGACGATATTATAGCCAGCAAGCATTGGATGGAGTTGTCGAAGACAAAGATTAATGGAATATGCTGGACGAGGCCAATAATAGGGTTACAAGTTACAACCCTAAACTAAAGCCTCAACCAAACATTGAACTTTATATACTCaaacttcatttttatttgattggaaatgtaataaaggcttaataataattacttttatgttaaatacaattatttttttacatacaggTGTCATACTCACTGCTAAGACTCTGGTCTTAGCCATAACCTTAGGGTGAGATTCAGAAACAATGACTCCTGTATGTCATaatccaatatatttttgacgttcGGAGGCCAGACTTAACGCTAATACTCGCTTCTGAATtcgtaaaatattacttattcattaataacatttattactgttttatagaaattattattaagtaatagtACAGTAAGAACATttattacagttttatagaaattattattatgtaagatAATTTTATCGTGATTCATTTTTTTGATAGCACCGGGGACAAATgtaattttcaaaagaaagACAAACTTTTTGGAGTACCTATTTATTTACTCTGTTACTCCCCGGTGGTTGAGAACACTAACATTCGACTCATGCGC includes these proteins:
- the LOC123713428 gene encoding collagenase-like; the encoded protein is MKLFVILSLVGCALSFPRAYEPIEVDYHGQQGIPMATYLRNAEAAADFDGARIVGGTPARLGAHPHIAGLLISLRQGGTSMCGSSLLSNTKLITAAHCWSTNNFQGQSMIVVLGSLRLFSGGTRITTTNVQLHGNYNRRNLNNDIAIITINRVNYNNNIRAIALPSGLLESLTYVGNRATAVGYGRLRDGGSNNNDALHQVSLTVIENFVCTDIYGPSTIIHSTLCTDTQGRIGTCQGDSGGPLDFAFQNVRYLIGVTSFTSQRGCQAGLPAGFARVTSFLQWIRARI